The following proteins are co-located in the Solenopsis invicta isolate M01_SB chromosome 7, UNIL_Sinv_3.0, whole genome shotgun sequence genome:
- the LOC105193548 gene encoding cytochrome b561 domain-containing protein 2, whose product MVSKKHHRSLLDMSNEGNKGPPSAITIGFSILTHFLLVAPVIYILVVAFENYSFFSWHPICMSVGVGLLVTEAVFSVSGEAYISWKLPRRNRVTIHWILHTIGLTIIGIGFIIIIVNKFRHDKSHFATTHSQLGLTTIILAVLVAAFGVLANNTVWIYPRVRPVLVKVAHACGGIGMTVLLLATLINGTYSHWWSGTETGRDLVFASLFFAGVLILLKPILGAVSRCRVIFGPPSSDT is encoded by the exons ATG gtGTCAAAGAAACATCATCGCTCCCTTCTCGATATGAGCAACGAAGGTAATAAAGGACCGCCGAGCGCCATAACGATCGGCTTCTCGATACTGACCCATTTTCTGCTTGTGGCTCCAGTGATATATATCCTGGTAGTTGCCTTTGAGAATTACAGTTTTTTCTCTTGGCATCCGATTTGCATGTCCGTAGGG GTTGGTCTTCTGGTCACCGAAGCTGTGTTCAGCGTCTCCGGTGAGGCGTATATCTCTTGGAAACTACCCAGGCGTAACCGAGTGACGATACACTGGATTCTACATACGATTGGCCTGACCATAATCGGGATCGGttttatcatcatcatcgttaacaAATTCAGGCACGATAAATCCCATTTCGCCACGACTCACTCGCAGCTGGGTTTAACGACGATCATCCTGGCCGTGCTGGTCGCCGCTTTTGGAGTCTTGGCGAACAACACCGTCTGGATATATCCGCGAGTAAGGCCGGTGCTCGTCAAGGTGGCTCACGCTTGCGGCGGCATCGGCATGACCGTTCTTTTACTGGCTACCCTCATCAACGGCACCTACTCCCATTGGTGGTCCGGCACCGAAACCGGAAGGGACTTGGTATTCGCGTCCTTGTTCTTCGCCGGTGTCTTGATACTCCTGAAACCGATACTCGGCGCCGTTTCGAGATGCAGAGTCATATTCGGACCACCATCGAGCGACACTTAA